The Enoplosus armatus isolate fEnoArm2 chromosome 5, fEnoArm2.hap1, whole genome shotgun sequence genome contains the following window.
AAAGGCATGTCAGCATTCATTAAATTCAGAGGTATTGAATCTCGGATAATACAGTCATTACTGTGTACTTCTCTTTGTACAACTTAAACATCTTTTGCTAGGTCATATTAGACATATTATTGACTTGAAGAATCCGTTTTTAAGCTCCAgcttaaaatctttttttttctttaaagctgtgtggaTTTGGAAATCTTTAATACACAAATGTCTGTGGTTATAgtctccagtttggtggagaaTCACTTTACACAGTAGGAGCTAGCTGTTAAAgtgaatgtttaaaatgtaatatcataTAGTTGTACTGTTGTGTGTCTGAACTGAAGCTCAAAGCTGTCaagaacacatactgtacagtaggaCACATTATTACATGACATGGACGTTTGCAGCAGCGAAGTGATGCTGGTTTTTCAAGACTGACACTATCATCAGTATTATAATACTCAGTATTATattaaagcagttaaaacacaATCATTTTACACAGTTTACTGGTCTTGTGGAGTAGTACTGCATAATATTATTTCACTATAGTGTGTATAGTATCTGAAACAACATCTACACCATTACATGACATCAAACCTAGATGGGAATATATATACATGAATGGAGCACTTTCATACTTCATATCTGTCCTATTGTTACATCAGAGGGGTATTTGAGTGGTCTTAGTACCTCTCTGGTCAGCCCAAGTGCCTTTTTGATAAGCCCATGTACAACTGTGATGTGAGCGTAGGGCAAAAACTTAAACCTACCCCTGTGCATGTCCCTTGTTCTTGATTGACACTGACCCACCCCACTCCAAATGTAATTTAGCCTTACACCAAGCTGTGTGAGCCTTTTAAGTCTCAAtcaaaagacagaggagaaatgTCCCACTCTCTCACAAATTGTGCGATTGTTAATGTGCACTTTTCAGTAAATTTCACACTAGATGAAATGTGATgcattcctaaaaaaaaaaaaggaactagGCTGTGTGAAACTGTATTGAGTACTACaattttggaaaatacaaatggctgcatttattttgattaaaggGAGATGTATATCTCTTCAGAAATAAGGTCTTCTCTTGCTGTATAAATTCTTGGTCTACAGTTTCAGTttgataaaaaacattttagaaaatcaAACTTTACATTGAGATTTTTCtctaaattcacatttttgaaCATGTGGAAACACTGCTGAAATGCAGAGGTAAGCTTTGCATCTATCATACAGTGGAGTAATGTTTTCCCTTGATATCATGGCTGCACTATCCCATACCCTTTGACAAACCAAATATAAGCAAGCAGTAACTTTTTGTTGTATATGGAAATCATGAGAGACGTATCAAACATTGGTGAGTCCAAAATGTGTTACTTCCTGACCTGAGACGACTTTATTGTCAATGTCTACATCTAACATCTGTTAGACATGACATGAACCAAAATATTCAGAATTTGAGAGCAGTATTGCAGCAGTAACTTATTTTTATGAGtcaaacaagtcaaaacaaaaatgataaatgtcTGGAGGttcaggcagcagcagagtgaagatCTGGGGCAGCCATGTTGTGGGTCGTCAGACCCAAAATGCCTCCCCTTAAACAACTAAACTAATTCACCcacaactaaacaaacaaagaaactgatCGCCCCATTTATAACAAGgagggtagactaaatattagaaacacctctcagtataacacaatacaattcaacagtaCCACAAACTACCGCCTCCACTActataaagttgaatcaacttCTGAAGTTTTTCAACAAAACCTGAACactataaccttcatgaaggcagGATTTATTGCTGGTCCGTCGTAGGCTGCTTTAGTTTTAAGCCCGCCTAATACACTGGACACTGATGTATTTGTGtaacaatttaaaaagtgacaTGAGATAATGTAGCTTTTCAAAAGCCAAATGTTAAATACAAGCTGTAGAGGCAGAGGCACAATTCCAGGCAGAGCTGTACCAACTATGATGAGcatccaaaaacaaacagtttttacTGACGGGAGAATTAATAATCTGTGAGGCTGAGCGAGGAGAAAACTGGATTCTTGAATGTGCCAGATGTTTGTGATATGGCTGTAGTTTTAGGTTACCCTGAGGACCAGACGCAGACACAGCAAAGCAGACCTAAATTGAGGCTTATCACTTCACAAATAAGTGGCTCTCTTTAGCATAATAAAACtattttgtctctgtgcttGTTATATGTGTCTGTCAGCACACTGGAATGAGAATATTTCCATAACAGGACATACTAAGTGAAATGTCTAACAAAATAAGCACCTCTCACTGTGTGTCACCAGGGCAGGTTTTGGAAAGTTGACACCAATACTTTTCACATGACTCAATGACTCACGGCTGAAGATGAAGCCATCATTGATCTGTTCATATCTTACATCTCACAATCTTTTGTCTAATGAATGCCCTTTTTTTCAGTAATGCAGTCTTTTTTAATATCTGATCTTCTTCGTGCTCTTAAATGTTCCAGtgttcctctccctcctcacgCCACAGCAGGCGTTGCTTGTCACATGCCAGCCCACAAACTTCCTGGTCAGTCACATTAGCTACCCACCAGTATTGACATGAGGATTAGAGACAAGATTACTGTGCACTGTACTGTGGAAAGTGCACCCACTAATCAGACGCACAAGTTTCACAGAGAGGATGCTCCAAAGTCTCTTCAgtgcagtgatgtcatcagctgCAACCATAAAGTATAAAACACATTCACGAGTCTCAGCAAACATCTACAGACTGAGATACAGATTGACATCCAATTAATTTACCCAGGTATGTCCTTTGTTCTCCTCCCACAGTTGAAttgttttattctgtcttttattaATGACATAGTTGAATAATGAGCCTCATCTCATTAGGTCAGTTTTTGTCAGAGATTGCCTTATTCCTGATTTTCATATTACAATCTGAAGCACTTCTATCTAACAATCAGAAGACGATAGTTATGTAGAGTTAAAGTAAttatcatttcatcatcacaagaaaataaactatatatatatggactATATTGCCAAGATGACTTGTTAAGACTGATGATTTTGCAAtgaatttaaacaaatgtgttgattCATTGTTGTCTTTCCTGAAGGATTCTTATTTACCCTAAGGCCACATAGTCCCGATTTCAATCTAGCAGCTTATGTTAAGTGGGAAGATGGAATTATCAGATGTAGTTTTAAGTATTCCTTGTGCACTGCTTTCACACACCACATTTCTGGATAAAACTGTACTGTTAAGggattgatttttaaaaatactgggAGCAAACTGCTGTTCTCTGTATTTCCAGGCAGTGTGTCGCAGAGTGTAAAGGGACTGTTTCATGATCTCATCCCACCTTTTCCTCTAGGTGACCTCTGACGACCTCTCATTTACCCTGTAGTGTCCTCTAAAGCTCTGAGATGACCTCCCTGCAGCCAACCAGGCACACTGCTGAGTGATGAAGGCCTCTAACACattcctcatcctcttcctcctctacagGACTCTGGTATTGGTCTAGAGGGGCATTTTATTGATGACACAACAGCTTATGATGAGCAAATGAGCATGTCTTAATGTGCATAATATTGGAGGAGAGTGTTAATATATTATCTGCCACCTTTTCTGCCCAAGTTTGAGGGAAACTGTCTGGCAGTAGTTAGTCTAGCAGCTTATTTAGCTTATTAAGATAAATTCCCAAATGTAAACATTATTAGCTTAGAAATAAACTGTTCTGTGTGGATTTACACTTGTGCAACATGCACTGAGATACCAGTTAACTAGGTACATCTAGCCACCCTTATTTATGTCAATGGGGATGGACCAAATGTTAGAAATGCCTTTCAGGATAATGTAGTCCAATACAACACTTCCATGGCCCGCCTTCACCAtgtctctcttccccctcttcagTCTTTTTTCCCCAGGCCCGTTTTGCTGGGTCTCAGCTTGAGTCAAACTTCTTCTGGCAGATTTTTGAGTTGTTACACAAGACTTGAGGAAATACttctctgataaaaaaaaaagatgtattacAGGGAGTTGTATTgaattatgtctgtgtgtgtgtgtgtgtagtgtgtgtcgGGGAGAACTGTAAAGGATACGGTGGAGGAATGGACCCGCTACAAGAATGAATGCCTGCTCAGGATCAATACAGAGCCCAGACCCAAAggtaaaatgcacatttttataaataaatgaaaacaaaagtgttcagccacccccacccacacccacGCTTTATAATACACATTAATGAAAACtgtgattacacacacatattgttgTCTCTAATGTGTATTAAATGTATACAGACGctgttccctctcctctcctcaggtgTGTTTTGTGGTCATATGTTTGACATGTACGCCTGCTGGTCAGATGGAAAACCAAACTCTACAGTTAAGGTGCCCTGCCCCTGGTACCTGCCCTGGTACAACCAAGGtaggaatgcacacacacacacacacacatgttactCTCACTTTATGTGTATACTATTGTCTGTgatcaaaggtgtgtgtgtcagcctctgctgtgtttttgtgtagtGCGTAATGGCTTTGTGTTGCGGGAGTGTGGTCCTGATGGTCAGTGGAAAACCGACAACTCCAGCCCCACCTGGAGCGACCACTCTCAGTGCGACATTGACAAAAGCCAACAGGAAGCTGaggtacgtacacacacacacacacacacacacacacacacacacacacacatttgtccaCAGTATTAATCCACTCTTTATTTTGGTTGCATTTTGTATAGGAGAAACAGATGATGATCTTAGCCTACTTCAGAGTCATGTACACAGTGGGTTACTGTGTGAGTCTGGCCagtctctctctggctctgattATTCTGCTATTCTTCAGGTAGGACTACACCTCTAcggtctgtttcctgtcttgttATCTCATTATTTTAGCCTATTTTTGTACTCTCTTTACTTACTCTAAGGCATTATGTAACTTTCTTCATAAAGTTAAATATTATTGTAAGCCTACCATTTCCATAACCAGTATATTTGTATACAGTCTTTAAACATCTCATCATGCAGTTACTATTGAAAGATTCAACATGAGATATGAGACATTTTCACTaatataaagagaaagaaaatagaatTAGAGAAAGACTTCCAGTGTTAATTCTGCTGTTTTTGCCTCAGCCTTGGTCAGGCCTCCGATGCTGTACCAGCGGGTTTTGTTGAGTAAAGTGAAATGATGTAGTgcaaaaacatcacagcaaCAAGTGGTAACCATGAAAgtgcatgaatgaaaatgaacagatgtCAGATTAACCCTTAAACTCAGcaaatgtttaatgtgtttttcttttcgaGGTCAGGCTCTTCACGTGTTTAGCAGTCTGACTGAATGTTAAACATTGTTCTGATGTGTTTAACATCACTGTGGTACATGTGATGCCTGCAGGAAGCTGCACTGCACCAGAAACTACATCCACATCAACTTGTTTGCATCGTTCATTCTGCGAGCGGTCTCCATCCTGACCAGAGATTCTCTGCTGAGCAGAGACACTCCTGAGTTCAAAGACAGCATGGACATTGTGGAAATACTCAGTGACCAGGTTGGGACACACAGACGCAGAAAAAActgagagatggagaaagaaagagacggagagtaGGAAACTGACTATTTCAGGGATGTCTGCATTTGTATCACCTCACAGAAAACATAGCTGAATGTATTTTCCAACCTGTTCCATCCCTTAATTGCATCAAATGACTGTTTTCAAACATTCATGCCTTCATCCTTAAAAGTCAACTGGTAGTCCTATAATACTAAGTGATTATTAACACTGTACAAGTTTGTCATTGTCACTGATTCAGTTAGAAACTGAAGTCATAGTTGATGCCAAAACTGTGGACTCGAGTCAGACAGGGTTTGACTGCCGTGGGACTTACTTGGGATTTACTGAGACTTGACTCCCTAAAGACAGGACTCCAAATTTAAAAGCAAGACCATTCACATCCTGTGTTTTGACCTGgtaaaaaaacttaaaaaagaaatacgACAACAACAGGCAGACATGTTAAAACGTTGAAATATCATGTCATTTAAATCATCAGAGTTGAATGTCCTGTCTTGCATCTTGACTTGATTTTCtcttcctacacacacacacacacacacacacacattaggcaGTGTCTGGCTGCCGCGTGGCTCAGGTGCTGATGCAGTACTGTGTGGGAGCCAACTACTACTGGCTGTTGGTGGAAGGCCTATATTTACACAACCTGCTGGTGCTTACGGTGTTCTCTGAAAACAACTACTTCTGTGGATACCTACTCATCGGCtggggtacacacacacacacacacacacacacacacaccctaaccctaacacagCAGAGATGGACGTGTAAAAATGAATGGTTGTGTTGTCTTGTGAAGTTTTTATACTTACATATGTCTTTGTGTCAGGCACCCCAGTGTTCTTTGTGGTTCCTTGGATTATTGTACGTTACCTGTTTGAAAACACAAGGTGAGTCATTTTGATTTTTGCCGCCTCAGTAAATTTTGTGCTGACCGTGTGAAGGAgttcatattttttctctcttgatcTTATTCTCATCGCACCTGTTCCACTGACGCGAATTCGATTTTACACGACAGCAGAAAACCACTTCACTTATGTCTTTGCATTCTTCACCACCTCATGcaatattttagttttcacGATACCTTGTTGTGTGTAATTGcttactttttttgtgtgtgtttgtgcttgtagGTGTTGGGAGATGAATGAGAACATGGCGCACTGGTGGATAATCCGTACTCCTATCCTGCTTGCCATTCTGgtaatgtacacacactctcacacacacacacacacacacacacacacacacacacacaggtaggaCATTTCAGAAGTCAGTCAGTGATTAAAATTCATGGGTGACTCGTAGTAGCCTCCATCCTGGACTGTTGTTACAGAGTGATGACTGGGTGAACCAGACTTTCATTCAAGGATGGTTCATAGGCCGTTGAATCCGTGTCCTGAACTGTCATATCATCTCATTTATAACACGATCATTGAGAGTATGAAAGCCCCTGTTTTTTTATCTCTTCAGGTGAACTTCTTGATCTTTATCCGCATCCTCCATATTCTTGTATCCAAACTGAAAGCCCATCAGATGAGATACACCGACTACAAATTCAGGTAAGATAAGCTAGGCTGTTGTATTCACCTTCCCCGAAAACTCAACTGAGGGAAAAATGTCCGCACTTTGACATCCTCTCATCATCTTCTCTTCTAATCTTTGACCGGAGCCTCCACCATTATAAATGCAACAGCAGACATGCAGTACATTCATTCATAAATATTTCTAACTAACTATAAAGTTAAAACTATAAAGCCAACAAccatcacacaacacacaaaaaatatgttacaacaaaacaataagaattaaatgaataataaaatgtacaaagaaaCTACATTTAATTACAGgcagttttttaaaatatggCAATATCAGACCAATATAGCAGCCTAACCCTGTTTTACCTCCTTATTATGTTCACAAATCAACTCTGACTgaacagtatttattttatatttgaattcATATGAGAGGCACGTGATATCACATTCTTTCATATGGTATCCTATCATCAATGTTAATGCTGAGACTGTTCGACTAAGCCGCTGGAGCAAGGAGCCGCTGTGGATCTGAAAAGGTCTAACTTCTAATTTCTAATCTTACTTAGAATCTTTTTCAATTAGAGGCgaatatgtaaaacacacacaacacacacaacacacacacacacacacagcacctcaATGTCTTTGACAGTGGCCCTAACCCTAAAGCCCAGGAGACCTAAAGGCTTTTAGAAACTCCGACGAGAGGAGAAGCACGAGAGGCCTCTTATACATAACCTCGaccagcatcacacacacacacacacacacacacaagctgatgGCTATCTAGCACAAATGGACTGATTCATAAGAATAATTTCCATCAAGCAGAGATACTTTCTTATCTCCCACAATGCTCTGCTGGAGGACGATAAAGTCCTTTTATAGTTTATCCCTGGTCAGAGCTTGTGGGCAGCTGGGTTTGTGTAGGGAGGCCGCTCTTTAACTGGAAAGCAGGTGTTCAGCATACAAAGCAAAGCATCTACCCTGCTAAACGacctctgttttgtgtttttctctccagacTGGCCAAATCCACCCTGACCCTGATCCCTCTGCTGGGGATCCATGAAGTTGTCTTTGCAGTGTTGACTGAGGAGCACACAGACGGCGTCCTCCACAACGTCAACCTCTTTTTCCAACTCTTCCTCAACTCTTTCCAGGTACAGTTGTAAATCTACCCAGGCTAAAAAATATCCGCACTCAGAAGACTTTTTCTGGATAAAAGCAGCATCGCAAAACATATTTCATGATCTTTGGTTCAACATTAAAAGTAATTTCCCCTCTTCACAGGGTTTACTTGTAGCCATCCTCTACTGTTTCATCAACAAGGAGGTAAGTGgtgtgtattactcatgttgtggggacatgaATCACAGTGTGGGGACTCACCTTCCTTCTGGGGACAAATCGGTAGTCCCCATTACTTACTACATCATTagattttagggtgaagactcaggttagggttagggtaagtagtggttatggttagggttagggaatgtctccaggaaatgaatgcaagtcaatgtaatgtccactgaagtgatgaaaacacaactgcgtgtgtgtgtgtggacgatGATTCTCCCAATGCTATATGGGCAATAAGAAGATTTTCTACATGAAAGCAACCAAGTGTAGCCATTAGAAATTACATCAACGGTATTAGACATGAAACATCTGTGTGTAATGTATGAGGAAGGAACAAATGTGACATGCCAGTTAGGTGTTTAATTCCTAATAcgaaataatatattttattacagcGTGAAACTACACCCTTCAAGAAGAGATCATTCTTGATCATTTAACTGAGATCATGTGGAGAAACAGATGAACAAGATCAAggttgaaaaatgtcttttaagaTTTGAGAGGACAAATAAGTGACACAACTGAACAATAGGAGGGTATTTTCTGAGTTTGTATCCACTCTCTTCATTTAATGCTATCTTGATGCTCTTCTCGTACATATTTGCTCTTTAGTAAAGAATAGCGTCTTGCCAAAGGACTTTTTGCCTTGAAATGTCTTCTGATGGACTCATTGACTGTTGCATGAATTTTGACTTTTTGTATATGGGATTGTCTCTTCATTCACACGTTGTATGTTACTGGCCATCCGTAATAAGTAAGGGAATACGATATTGTAATTTCTAATAATGTCTTGCCTCTTcctacatttctttcatttctcatttctcccCTGTTGATATATAATCCCTGTTGTGATCTCTCACTGTAACTCTTCCTTTGCTTGCAGGTGCAGGCTGAGATAAAGAAGAAATGGCACAGGTGGAAGCTGGGGATGACGGACCTGGACGACCTGAGAAACACTGGCAGCAACACG
Protein-coding sequences here:
- the LOC139285391 gene encoding LOW QUALITY PROTEIN: gastric inhibitory polypeptide receptor-like (The sequence of the model RefSeq protein was modified relative to this genomic sequence to represent the inferred CDS: inserted 1 base in 1 codon); the protein is MKASNTFLILFLLYRTLCVSGRTVKDTVEEWTRYKNECLLRINTEPRPKGVFCGHMFDMYACWSDGKPNSTVKVPCPWYLPWYNQVRNGFVLRECGPDGQWKTDNSSPTWSDHSQCDIDKSQQEAEEKQMMILAYFRVMYTVGYCVSLASLSLALIILLFFRKLHCTRNYIHINLFASFILRAVSILTRDSLLSRDTPEFKDSMDIVEILSDQAVSGCRVAQVLMQYCVGANYYWLLVEGLYLHNLLVLTVFSENNYFCGYLLIGWGTPVFFVVPWIIVRYLFENTRCWEMNENMAHWWIIRTPILLAILVNFLIFIRILHILVSKLKAHQMRYTDYKFRLAKSTLTLIPLLGIHEVVFAVLTEEHTDGVLHNVNLFFQLFLNSFQGLLVAILYCFINKEVQAEIKKKWHRWKLGMTDLDDLRNTGSNTPQIGASMPPSSQXPPPCLQHAHNQEDSRLFIPPHPSAPPHPYTHHQDQLKTFCYISAHRQDGGRGGNEEKCCESYC